The following proteins are co-located in the Triticum aestivum cultivar Chinese Spring chromosome 1A, IWGSC CS RefSeq v2.1, whole genome shotgun sequence genome:
- the LOC123187284 gene encoding uncharacterized protein — translation MAAGGEAGSDSGGDGAGPGQAALQETTQDLQMSFVKMMQTHSPQSWSALPSELAGMVLCRLPSHVDRVRFAAVCHHWRFSRQEHSLPPPLPWLAFPDGTFFGLPRGDGAKESFKLPISANYCITCGDWLVFSQNDTCFLMNPFSKITLTLPNLSSFCLVDEPVGIINGRDVLDEDMSSPLLQMDTAISLRKVIRCSELLVAAIVEIGPLCTVAYCQPGSTSWLVSELGIIGSVIDMMFYEGMLYVIDEFNDLLAINVREDNDNGKLRVPRIERLLDGAPCVLKLIQGGISYFESYLVESHGALLLVQRTIFGECDNDTIGGIKPVGIEFEVCQSDFQSQSWVKVSSVGDDQTLFVSQSSSQSVDVSQYKLKGDCIYFLDDGSCDWFWKDAPSSCAVYDMRDGNCFFIPLPTVACKDVKMLAAWLFPQN, via the exons ATGGCCGCCGGAGGCGAGGCTGGGAGCGACTCCGGAGGCGACGGCGCGGGGCCTggccaggccgccctccaggagacgACTCAAGATCTG CAAATGTCGTTTGTCAAGATGATGCAGACACACAGTCCACAATCATGGTCAGCCCTGCCATCAGAGCTTGCTGGTATGGTCCTTTGTCGCCTCCCTTCCCACGTTGACCGTGTGCGCTTCGCTGCTGTATGTCACCATTGGCGCTTCTCCAGACAAGAGCATAGCCTGCCCCCACCTTTACCATGGCTTGCATTCCCTGATGGAACCTTCTTCGGCCTTCCCCGTGGAGACGGGGCAAAAGAGTCCTTCAAGCTCCCAATCAGTGCCAACTATTGTATCACCTGCGGTGACTGGCTTGTCTTCTCACAGAACGACACATGTTTCCTAATGAACCCCTTCTCCAAGATCACCTTGACGCTTCCTAACCTATCTTCTTTCTGTCTTGTGGATGAGCCTGTTGGAATTATTAATGGTCGTGATGTCCTGGATGAAGACATGTCTAGTCCTCTGCTACAGATGGATACTGCGATATCTCTGCGCAAGGTAATCAGGTGCTCGGAACTCCTTGTTGCTGCCATCGTTGAAATTGGGCCTCTTTGCACTGTTGCGTACTGCCAACCGGGTTCAACCTCATGGTTGGTGAGTGAACTTGGCATCATAGGGTCGGTCATAGACATGATGTTCTATGAAGGTATGCTGTATGTCATTGATGAGTTCAACGACCTTTTGGCAATCAATGTCAGAGAGGACAATGATAATGGCAAGTTAAGGGTACCTCGGATCGAGCGTCTACTTGATGGTGCCCCCTGTGTCTTAAAGTTGATCCAAGGTGGCATCTCTTATTTCGAGTCGTATCTAGTTGAATCTCATGGTGCACTACTGCTGGTACAGAGAACAATATTTGGTGAATGTGATAATGATACGATTGGTGGTATCAAGCCAGTAGGGATTGAATTTGAGGTGTGTCAGTCAGACTTCCAGTCTCAAAGTTGGGTGAAGGTGAGCAGTGTTGGGGATGACCAGACATTGTTCGTCAGCCAAAGTTCATCCCAATCTGTTGACGTGTCTCAGTACAAGCTGAAGGGGGATTGCATCTACTTCCTGGACGATGGCAGCTGTGACTGGTTCTGGAAGGATGCGCCAAGTTCTTGTGCTGTATATGACATGCGAGATGGAAATTGTTTCTTCATACCACTGCCGACAGTAGCATGCAAGGACGTCAAAATGCTAGCGGCGTGGCTTTTCCCTCAGAACTGA